A window of the Burkholderiales bacterium genome harbors these coding sequences:
- a CDS encoding ABC transporter permease, giving the protein MKSVLNRTSVRQTVALALFLALWEICARLGLLNALYFPAPSRVWLALVALFSEGSIWPHLEATFSAALLGLALGVAVGVVLGAAAALLPRLAELLAPVMTSLNAVPRVILAPLFVIWLGIGLSSKVAVAFILVAVLMFFTVYTGIKEVDRRLVERVTTLGGGRTVLLREVYLPSITAWILGNLKVSVGFAFTGACVGEFVAATRGLGYLLSFAQSTYNAALMMALILLIMACVLLLFAIAGALEKRLIHWR; this is encoded by the coding sequence ATGAAAAGCGTACTCAATAGAACCAGCGTGCGGCAAACAGTGGCGCTCGCCCTTTTCCTGGCTCTGTGGGAAATCTGCGCGCGCCTCGGTCTTTTGAATGCGCTTTATTTTCCGGCACCCAGCCGGGTCTGGCTCGCGCTTGTCGCGCTCTTCAGCGAGGGCAGTATTTGGCCGCACCTCGAGGCGACTTTCTCGGCCGCGCTTCTGGGGCTCGCTCTTGGTGTAGCGGTCGGAGTCGTTCTCGGCGCCGCAGCCGCGCTGCTGCCGCGCCTGGCGGAACTGCTTGCGCCGGTGATGACGTCTCTCAATGCCGTCCCGCGCGTCATCCTTGCCCCGCTGTTCGTCATCTGGCTCGGCATTGGTCTCAGCTCGAAGGTCGCTGTTGCATTCATCCTCGTTGCAGTGCTCATGTTCTTTACCGTGTACACGGGCATCAAGGAAGTCGACCGGCGCCTCGTCGAGCGCGTGACGACGCTCGGCGGTGGACGCACCGTCCTGCTGCGCGAAGTTTATCTACCGTCCATCACCGCCTGGATTCTCGGCAATCTCAAGGTCTCGGTCGGCTTTGCCTTCACCGGCGCCTGCGTCGGCGAGTTTGTCGCTGCGACGCGCGGCCTGGGGTACCTCCTCTCCTTCGCGCAGAGCACGTACAATGCCGCGCTGATGATGGCGCTTATCCTTCTTATCATGGCCTGCGTCTTGCTCCTGTTTGCAATTGCGGGCGCGCTCGAGAAACGGCTCATACATTGGCGCTGA
- a CDS encoding ABC transporter ATP-binding protein, producing the protein MLEVSNLTLSYGDEPVLEDASIAVEQGQFVSLVGPSGSGKSSVLRAIMGLQRYSAGTVELGIPSHEVGILFQDDALLPWRTARENVCLGLRIRGKARGEAEAEADFWLERLGLHGLGPRYPRSLSGGQRKRVALAQVLALRPRLLLMDEPFASLDAIVRHRVTEDLLALVEDQRITILLVTHDLEEAQVLSDVVYLLSRGPRARIRQRYPVPIPRPRDLIAARAHPSFAPLLARLWHDLSEEVGSQHPTGGA; encoded by the coding sequence GTGCTTGAGGTCTCCAACCTCACGTTATCCTACGGTGACGAGCCGGTACTCGAAGACGCCAGCATCGCGGTAGAACAAGGGCAATTCGTCAGCCTGGTGGGTCCTTCGGGCTCGGGAAAGAGCAGCGTCCTGCGCGCTATCATGGGCCTACAGCGCTATAGCGCCGGCACGGTCGAGCTTGGCATTCCCTCCCATGAAGTCGGCATCTTGTTTCAGGACGATGCGCTGCTTCCGTGGCGAACGGCGCGCGAGAACGTGTGCCTCGGATTGCGCATCCGCGGCAAAGCACGCGGCGAGGCTGAAGCGGAGGCGGATTTCTGGCTCGAACGGCTCGGGCTGCACGGACTCGGCCCGCGTTATCCGCGTTCCCTGAGCGGAGGGCAGAGAAAGCGCGTCGCGCTCGCCCAGGTGCTGGCGCTGCGGCCGCGATTGCTCCTAATGGACGAGCCTTTTGCGTCGCTTGACGCAATCGTGCGCCATCGCGTCACCGAGGATCTTCTTGCGCTCGTAGAGGACCAGCGGATCACCATCCTTCTGGTAACCCACGATCTGGAAGAGGCGCAGGTCCTTTCCGATGTCGTCTATCTCCTCTCGCGCGGGCCCCGGGCACGCATCCGGCAGCGCTATCCGGTGCCCATCCCGCGGCCGCGCGATCTCATCGCGGCGCGCGCACATCCGTCTTTCGCGCCGCTCCTCGCACGACTTTGGCATGACCTTTCGGAAGAGGTCGGGAGCCAGCACCCGACCGGCGGCGCATGA
- a CDS encoding ABC transporter substrate-binding protein, producing MGCCEKKWVAGADVTPSGALQKIDRDAEVSRRGVLKGVAALVASLAMRGVRAAPELKHVKLAFCSQLLCVIPYETTRSAGFFRDEGLEVELVYARGGNAAMQALVGGAVDYAATAFDVALQAYAHGANIRRFASTGRLPLFALVTAPHRAAEIVDLKKLEGHTVGVSALGNADHALVLYLLAKAGADSAKVQFATLGPNISEALRLGQIDAGMVQEPALDRAVKAGSRVLVNFMLLADSEKYLGGPYEFMGVAVRASEIEARKKEMAALARALQRGLQRVQSVPANELVAALPRALTAGADMNEFATIVDRYRHSLYPTQVAINVAACDRVAQSLKISGLLKSDVKAESILDLSVSGS from the coding sequence ATGGGATGTTGCGAGAAAAAATGGGTCGCGGGTGCGGACGTCACACCGTCGGGCGCCCTGCAAAAAATTGATCGCGACGCGGAAGTGTCGCGACGCGGAGTCCTGAAGGGCGTCGCGGCGCTCGTCGCTTCGCTGGCGATGCGCGGTGTGCGCGCCGCCCCCGAACTTAAGCACGTCAAGCTCGCGTTCTGCAGTCAGCTCCTCTGCGTGATTCCCTATGAAACGACACGCTCGGCGGGCTTCTTTCGTGACGAAGGACTCGAGGTCGAGCTCGTCTATGCGCGCGGCGGCAACGCCGCGATGCAGGCGCTCGTTGGCGGCGCGGTTGACTACGCCGCTACCGCGTTCGACGTCGCGCTTCAGGCTTACGCGCATGGCGCCAACATTAGGCGCTTCGCGTCGACCGGGCGGTTGCCGTTGTTTGCGCTGGTGACTGCGCCGCACCGCGCCGCGGAGATCGTTGACTTGAAGAAGCTCGAAGGGCACACGGTCGGCGTTTCGGCACTGGGTAATGCTGATCACGCACTTGTACTCTACCTGCTTGCCAAGGCGGGCGCCGATTCGGCAAAGGTCCAGTTCGCCACGCTTGGCCCGAACATTTCCGAAGCCTTGCGCCTCGGTCAAATCGATGCCGGCATGGTGCAGGAGCCGGCGCTGGACCGCGCCGTCAAGGCCGGAAGCCGCGTACTCGTCAACTTCATGCTGCTCGCCGATTCGGAGAAGTATCTGGGCGGCCCGTACGAATTCATGGGCGTCGCCGTGCGGGCCAGTGAGATTGAAGCCCGCAAGAAAGAGATGGCCGCCCTCGCCCGCGCACTCCAGCGCGGGCTTCAGCGCGTTCAAAGCGTGCCGGCGAACGAACTCGTCGCCGCGCTGCCGCGCGCGCTTACCGCAGGTGCCGACATGAACGAGTTCGCCACGATCGTCGACCGATACCGGCACTCGCTCTATCCAACGCAGGTCGCCATTAATGTTGCGGCGTGCGACCGCGTTGCCCAGTCCTTGAAAATCAGCGGGCTTCTCAAGTCGGACGTCAAGGCCGAAAGCATTCTCGACCTCTCAGTCAGTGGAAGCTGA